The Verrucomicrobiia bacterium region GTCGGAAACGCATCCAGAACGCGCAGCAAAAAAATGGGCCCGAGCCCAAACACGCACACCGTCAGCGCGGGCAGATAGCGTTCCCGGACGTGAAACGTGTTGCCGAGATTTTTCACCGCGACCGCGCCGATCAGAACGATCAGCAGCAGCAGCCCAAACTGGCACGCCTCATACCGCACCGCATCCGCCAGCGGATAAACCTTGAGCGCGCCGAATTCCCCGACGGATTTGCCCCAATGAACCATGCCGGCTCCCTCGGCCACGCAGCCAAGGAGCAGCAAAGGGAGCAAATGAATGAGAAAAATCCGCACGACACTCCGCCCCGAAGCCGCCGCCCGGCTCCAGCCACCCATCGGATCAAACATCATGAGAAGCAGTAACAGCATCTTGCGCCATGAATATCCCTGCCGCCGGCCCGAAACAAGTTAATGCGCCCGAAATCCGCGACGCGCGCCGATTGCACGCGCGGTCAAATCGGCTAAATTGGGCCATGACAAAAAACCTCCCGGGCCGCCTGGCACTCGGCGGCCTCTGCCTGGCGCTCGCATTGCTGGCAGGTTGTGCAACCGGGCCGAAGATTGACTGGAACGCCCGCATCGGCGCCTACACTTACGATCAGGCCGTCATTGATTTTGGCCCGCCGGACAAGCAGGCGAAGCTGGCTGATGGCACGCAGGTGGTCGAATGGCTCACCCAACGCGGCTATGCCGAAACCTACTACGGCCCTTACTATCCCTACTACTACGACGGCTTTCGGCATCGTTACTACGGTTACTATCCTGTCCCCATGACCACCACGATGCCCGATGTCTATTTGCACCTGGTTTTCGGCCCGGACGGCAAGCTCATGTCCTGGAAACGCATGAACCGGTGAAGCCAATTCCCGCCGTGGAGGCCGGTTGACGGCAATCCGCCAGGCCCCGGACGAGCGGATAAGAAACCGATAAACACTGCATTAACGCGCCACTTCCTGCTTCACCTGGTCGGACCCGCATGGTTAACTCCGGCCAATGAAAGTTGACGTGGGCATCTGGAGCAAACTGACCAAGGTGGTCTGGGGTCTGTTGCTCGTGGCCGGCGTCATGATCCTCGCCCTCTGGTATCTCCCGCTCATCCGGCAAAACGAACGCATGCGCAAGGAAGTGCTGCGGCTCGACGGCGAAATCCAAAAGCAGGAAGCCGCGGGCAAGGAAACGCGCGATTCCATCGACACCCTCCGCACCGACCCCAAAGCCATTGAGCGGCTCGCGCGGGAGAAACTCGGCTACGCCAAACCCGGCGAAACCGTCGTTCGCTTCGAACCGCCGCAGACGAACACCGTCGTGCGTTGAGGTTTTCCCCGACGGCGTGCCGTTTGGCCCCAGCCCCGCAAGGAAGGCCTTTTCCAAAAAGAAATCTTGTCAGAGCACGACCGTGGCCTATAAGTCGTATTGTTCGTTAATCATCAGATGTAAACCCTAAAACTAAACATAACTTTGCGTAGCTTTGGCTACGGGCTCACTCGAAAACCGCGAATTTTCCCTGCCCGTCCAGACCGCCGGCCGCCCCTCGGGCGCGGCTTGGCGTTACTCTCGTAGTAGGCGCTTCGCGGTGCCTCGGTCGGGGTGCGCTGGGTTCGCGCCGCTTTCGTTCCGTGACGAGGCTTCCAGAAGGGAACGCATGAACAAGGTCAAGTGGTGGGTGGGCGGCGTGGCCGCGGTTGTCATTTTATGCTGGGCGCGGGGACAGAGTGATTTGAGCGCCCAGTCCTACACAGCCGAACCGGTTGCCGAACCCCGGCCGGTGTTTGACCTGCCGTTGGTCGCGCCAGAGGCCGCTCCCGAAACCGGCACCTTCTGGTTGTATTCCAAAAGCGCGGGCGAAGCCGGCTGGCCGCCGCTCCCGTTCGATCCCTACGCCGGGGTGCTGCCGCTTTACATCCTGCCGGGTGGCCAATATCTCGTGGCCGACACGCCCACCGACTTTGCCGAGCTGCAGGCGCTGCAATTCCAGATGGCGCAACTGGAGTCGGGCGCGACGTTGACCACGATGGATTCGTCCAGCGAACTGCCGCCGTTCCCGGATGACGGTGACACCAACTCGGGGGGCGGCACGTTGAACGGCCCGCCTTATACCAGCCCGAGCTATCCGAG contains the following coding sequences:
- a CDS encoding YIP1 family protein; its protein translation is MLLLLLMMFDPMGGWSRAAASGRSVVRIFLIHLLPLLLLGCVAEGAGMVHWGKSVGEFGALKVYPLADAVRYEACQFGLLLLIVLIGAVAVKNLGNTFHVRERYLPALTVCVFGLGPIFLLRVLDAFPTINPWISYAIGAVLMAMVLYQGLPHVMRPDPAHAFGYYVSTVTVLLLLTALGRMLVVYRLPQLALKFGWIS
- a CDS encoding septum formation initiator family protein, translating into MKVDVGIWSKLTKVVWGLLLVAGVMILALWYLPLIRQNERMRKEVLRLDGEIQKQEAAGKETRDSIDTLRTDPKAIERLAREKLGYAKPGETVVRFEPPQTNTVVR